One Thermoproteota archaeon genomic window carries:
- a CDS encoding AbrB/MazE/SpoVT family DNA-binding domain-containing protein, which yields MSVVEVRVGRRRTIVIPKKIAQSVGIEEGTLVAMKVEGEKIIIEPKKDAVWLALHGKKVAKVTLEKLEEESLERQEETGRAD from the coding sequence ATGTCGGTGGTGGAGGTAAGGGTCGGGAGGCGTCGGACTATAGTGATCCCCAAGAAGATCGCCCAGAGCGTAGGAATTGAGGAGGGAACCTTAGTAGCTATGAAGGTCGAGGGTGAGAAGATTATCATAGAACCCAAGAAGGACGCGGTCTGGCTGGCTCTGCATGGGAAGAAGGTAGCCAAAGTGACCCTAGAGAAGCTGGAGGAGGAGAGTCTTGAGAGACAGGAAGAAACTGGGCGTGCTGATTGA